The Longimicrobium sp. nucleotide sequence GGGCGGCGGGGGATGCATCCCCCGCCGCGGCCCCGGCGCGGCGGGCGGAGGAGCGCGACGGCCGGGCGGAGCGGCGGGACGACGTCGCGCTTCCGGACACCCCCGCCGCGTACCGCCGCGACGTGGAGAAGCTGGAGGTGGAGCTGCTGATGGAGGGGATCTTTCGCCAGTACGGCTTCGACTTCCGCAGCTACGCCTACTCGTCGCTCAAGCGGCGGCTGTGGAAGCGCATCCAGGCGGAAGGGCTGGCCACCGTGAGCCAGCTGCAGGACCGGGTGCTGCACGACCCGGCGATGATGGAGAAGCTCCTGCTGGACCTCTCCATCAACGTCACGGCGATGTACCGCGACCCATCGTTCTACGCCGCGTTCCGCAACGAAGTGGTCCCGCTCCTGCGCACCTACCCCTTCATCCGCATCTGGCATGCGGGGTGCTCCACGGGGGAGGAGGTGTACTCGATGGCCATCCTGCTGAAGGAGGTGGGGCTGTACGACCGGTCGAGGATCTACGCCACGGACATCAACGAGGTGGTGCTGCAGCGGGCGCGGGCGGGGATCTTTCCGCTCGACAAGATGCAGGAGTACACGCAGAACTACCTGCGCGCCGGCGGCACCGAATCGTTCAGCCAGTACTACACGGCGATGTACGACGGCGCCCGCTTCGACCCCGCGCTCACCCGCAACGTGGTGTTCTCGCAGCACAACCTGGTGACCGACGGGTCGTTCGCGGAGTTCAACGTCATCGTGTGCCGCAACGTGATGATCTACTTCGACCGGGAGCTGCAGAACCGCGTGCACGAGCTCTTTTACGACTCGCTGGTGAACTTCGGGATCCTGGGGCTGGGGAGCAAGGAGAGCATGCGGTTTACGGCGTACGAGGACCGGTACGAGGCGCTGAACACGAAGGAAAAGATCTTCCGGAGGCTTTCGTAGTGACGGGTGAAGACGCGGGATACCGGATCGTCGCCGTCGGTGCCTCCGCGGGAGGGCTGTACGCCCTGCGCATGCTGGTGGCCGCCCTGCCGGCCGACTTCCCCATGCCGGTGGCGGTGGTGCAGCACCGCAGCAAGGACTCGGAGCTGCTCTGCGAGCTGCTGCAGGAGTGCACCGCGATGGAGGTGTACGAGGTGAACGACAAGGAGGAAGCGCGCCCGGGGTGCGTGTACATCGCCCCCCCCGACTACCACATGCTGGTGGACGACGGCTACTTCACCCTTTCCACGGAGGCGCCGGTGCGCTTTTCGCGCCCCTCCATCGACGTCACGTTCGAGTCTGCCGCGGATACGTACGGAATGGACGCAATCGGGGTGGTGCTGACCGGGGCCAACGCGGACGGGTCGCGGGGGCTGCGGCGCATACTGGACGCGGGAGGGCTGGGGGTGGTGCAGGACCCCGCCACGGCCGAGGTGCGGGTGATGCCC carries:
- a CDS encoding protein-glutamate O-methyltransferase CheR yields the protein AAGDASPAAAPARRAEERDGRAERRDDVALPDTPAAYRRDVEKLEVELLMEGIFRQYGFDFRSYAYSSLKRRLWKRIQAEGLATVSQLQDRVLHDPAMMEKLLLDLSINVTAMYRDPSFYAAFRNEVVPLLRTYPFIRIWHAGCSTGEEVYSMAILLKEVGLYDRSRIYATDINEVVLQRARAGIFPLDKMQEYTQNYLRAGGTESFSQYYTAMYDGARFDPALTRNVVFSQHNLVTDGSFAEFNVIVCRNVMIYFDRELQNRVHELFYDSLVNFGILGLGSKESMRFTAYEDRYEALNTKEKIFRRLS
- a CDS encoding chemotaxis protein CheB codes for the protein MTGEDAGYRIVAVGASAGGLYALRMLVAALPADFPMPVAVVQHRSKDSELLCELLQECTAMEVYEVNDKEEARPGCVYIAPPDYHMLVDDGYFTLSTEAPVRFSRPSIDVTFESAADTYGMDAIGVVLTGANADGSRGLRRILDAGGLGVVQDPATAEVRVMPFAAAKACPEACVLPMEQIAPYLAGIRRRRVPPCAPVRG